GATGCAGCGCAAAGTCTACAGTTCGCCGTGCGCCCTCAGGCACAGCCGCATTCCTCCACGATCATGTTCGGGACGTCCCGCTTGACGATGTTGTACTCGTCGTCGAAGTAGAGCATGGACATGGTGCTGAGTTTGGTGGGGATGCAGCAGGAGTTCACCGAGCCTGGGCTCATGCCCCTCATGCGGTACTGGTTGACCACGGCCGTGTGGAAGGACGAGGCCGAGCCAGGCACGCCGGCCATGTAGGCGGGACAGCTGCCCTCGCAGTAGTTCCCGAAGTAGCCCGCAGGTGCGATGATCCAGTCGTTCCAGCCGATGAGGCGGAAGTCGATGTAGAACTGCTGCCTGCAGCACAGTCCGCCGTTGCTGCCGTCGCACTCCAAGCCTCGCTTGCGGATGCGGTGCTTGCCGTCAGCCTGCCGGGCACGCACTACCAGGAACGGCCGGTGAGAGGGGTCGGAGGGGTCCACCAGGACAGGGACCACACTGGCCGCCTCGCAGCCCTCGCAGCGCACGTCCAGGTCCTGCCGCCGGCCGCCCTTCCCCAGCACGGCCCGCACTGCCTCTGACAGTGGGAAGGTGTGCCAGCCGCTGCGCTTCAGTTCCACCCGCTTCTCCACCAGTGGCCAGCGGCCCCCGCCCTGGCTGGACGGCTCCTGGTAGTGCACCTTTACTGTCACCTTCCGTCGCAGCCCTTTCTCTGGCCCACCAGGCAAGAGCTTGAAGTACAGCCACAGGTTGGCCTGCTGCACGTACAGGTTCTGGTTGCCCTCGTTGGAGATCAGGAAGTAGAGGGTTGACTTGGATGAAGTTGAATCGTCTGTAGGGGAGACAGAAGAAAAGACAGGGCTTGGTTTAATCCCCCAAACTTCACAAACTTCAAACTTCTTATTTGCCTGAAAACTTTATTTGTGCATATTTTATATTGCACAAATAAAAACAGTGGATAGCTGCATCCCTAAGGCTTATTATTTGAGAACAACAATGCAAAACGATTATTATTAAGCGCAAAGGAATGTATGTCTAGACATGATAATGGGTTAGGCATGTGCCTTGCTTTATTATTAATCCCTTAAACTAAGAATTCCATTCCTATTGCGCTTTTACATATTCATTTCATAATACTTACCACAGAACTCCCAATAGTTCTTGTGTAATATGCCTTAACATTACCAAACGAATAAGAAGCCCAGAGTAAGGGGTTAAATGACATTCAATTGATACATGACTTAAAGCTTGGCGCAAAAGTGCCAAAAAATTCATAAGATTAATACCCGCTTATTTATGCCTGCGGTGGATTTTGGAATTACATGTCTAACATTGCTCTGCTTATTACATGACAGCCCAGGCAGGTCCAGATTCCTCAAACGATCTCTCAGTCGCACTCATATACCACCCAGAGTGATGGAGCAGTGGCTGCAGCAAGCGCAGCCCTGGGCCCGGGCCCACTTGGCCTTGTGCTGTGGGCTGCAGATGCAGGGGGGCAGGGGTGGATGTGGGCCCTGCCCCGGGGGGTTCATTGAGTTCACAGCGAGTGCAGTGAAAAACCCCGGAGCTCCTGGAGCCTCCAAGACTGACAGCACAATGCACTCTGTGAGGTATTAGGAGACAGCCGTGGCACGGCCTAGCATTGAGCGTGTGGCCTTCAAATAAAAGGCATGATGAGGAAAAATAAGAGCCATTTACATGACACTGGCTACTTTCTAAATACAACAGTATTTTCGACTACTGTGAAGCACTTTGAAAGGTTCGGGACGCTGGgcttttgtttctctctcttttttttaaaccgCTCTTTTGAGGCAGAAGATAATTACTGATGTCACCCCAGTGCTGAATGGTGTAATTAATCATATTCCGTGTGATCTTTATCCTGGTTTAAATAGCTGCTCTGCTTGCCACTGGCACATGCTGAAATGGTTAAATGATCTTGTTTGTAAACTGATTAGGTGAGGTCAATGTCAACAGCTTGCCTCAGAAGATGGCTCTTTTTCTCTGACAGCCTGCCTGCCCCTATGCAGCAGTGGCTCAGCCCTGTCCAGACTCGTTTTCCCAACTCTGGCAGGGAAAGCAGCCCTCTCGGCAGCCCTAACTGCACACGTTTAAAGACAGAAATATAAAGCCCTGGAGACATGGTGTCAGGTAgccaaataaaagtaaaaaaaaaaaaggttagcaAGCAATTGCCCTGCAATTTTTTAACCTTTATTAACTGTCTCCATGCCCCCTGGTGCTACATATTCCGTCACTGCCTGTGCAGTGAGTGCAGCGTTCTCGTGCCTGCCTAAGAAGCTCCTGCTTGAAATCAATGACATCCGTCCTCACAGGGGAGTGGTCTGTCTGAATGATGTGTTGGAGCAACACCGTCCACTAGGATACACAGCCCCTCCGAACAGGGAGGTGGGGTGCAGTCTGGAAAGTGGCCACATGACCCACTGCCAATGCTCTGATTGGGCGCGCCCACTCTCAGCTGAGCTGGACCACAGATGGGCACTCAGCATTGTCTGCCCGACTCCATGGGAGGCCAGCGAAAGATGGGCCGCTTATCGGCTCACGTTAGCACTTTATTTTCGTACAGTCCGTCCCTGTGATCATGTGATGTTAACGTTTAgaggtgatatatatatatatatatatatatatatatatatatatatatatatatatata
The genomic region above belongs to Salminus brasiliensis chromosome 8, fSalBra1.hap2, whole genome shotgun sequence and contains:
- the inhbb gene encoding inhibin beta B chain — protein: MSLSLGLTVPVACVVLCLVLSVHWAQAQESCASCGLGRPDDSDRVDTDFVEAVKRHILSRLQMRQRPNITHPIPKAAMVTALRKLHAGKVREDGRVEIPHLDGQAAYANEVQEETSEIISFAESDDSTSSKSTLYFLISNEGNQNLYVQQANLWLYFKLLPGGPEKGLRRKVTVKVHYQEPSSQGGGRWPLVEKRVELKRSGWHTFPLSEAVRAVLGKGGRRQDLDVRCEGCEAASVVPVLVDPSDPSHRPFLVVRARQADGKHRIRKRGLECDGSNGGLCCRQQFYIDFRLIGWNDWIIAPAGYFGNYCEGSCPAYMAGVPGSASSFHTAVVNQYRMRGMSPGSVNSCCIPTKLSTMSMLYFDDEYNIVKRDVPNMIVEECGCA